The following coding sequences are from one Diospyros lotus cultivar Yz01 chromosome 7, ASM1463336v1, whole genome shotgun sequence window:
- the LOC127806514 gene encoding zinc-finger homeodomain protein 8-like: MDLPTNPCHSPLHTHNDESPPAAANGGAHKKRKNGHQQQLRQSHPPPLQLVAYKECLKNHAAGIGGHAVDGCGEFMPSPAAHASDPSSIKCAACGCHRNFHRREDEPSPAQFLIDFRPLPLPPPPPRRSSPLSSPSPPQPRTLLALGTGVSEELPTPPVAMPGTPTSTRKRFRTKFSLEQKEKMLSFSEKLGWKIPKSDDAMVEEFCNEVGVGKGVLKVWMHNNKHTFLRKDIGAAIGNGNVKALNENSNDGSPSSA, encoded by the coding sequence ATGGATCTTCCCACCAACCCTTGCCACAGCCCTCTTCACACGCATAACGATGAATCCCCACCTGCCGCCGCCAACGGCGGAGCACACAAGAAGAGGAAGAACGGCCACCAGCAGCAGCTTCGCCAATCCCACCCGCCGCCTTTGCAGCTGGTGGCCTACAAAGAATGTCTCAAGAATCACGCCGCCGGCATCGGGGGCCATGCCGTGGACGGCTGTGGAGAGTTCATGCCCTCCCCCGCCGCACACGCATCCGACCCCAGCTCGATCAAGTGCGCCGCGTGCGGTTGCCACCGTAACTTCCACCGTCGCGAAGACGAACCCTCCCCCGCCCAGTTCCTAATTGACTTCCGTCCGCTTCCCCTTCCGCCGCCTCCCCCTCGACGGAGCTCGCCGTTGTCCTCGCCCTCGCCGCCGCAGCCTCGCACGTTGCTGGCTCTCGGCACCGGGGTCTCCGAGGAGCTCCCGACCCCCCCGGTGGCGATGCCGGGCACCCCGACGTCGACTAGGAAGCGGTTCCGAACCAAATTCAGCCTGGAGCAGAAGGAGAAGATGTTGTCCTTCTCGGAGAAGCTGGGCTGGAAGATCCCGAAGTCCGACGATGCGATGGTGGAAGAGTTCTGCAACGAAGTCGGCGTCGGAAAAGGCGTTCTCAAGGTCTGGATGCATAACAATAAGCACACTTTTCTCCGGAAAGACATCGGCGCCGCCATTGGCAATGGTAATGTCAAAGCACTAAATGAGAACAGTAATGATGGGTCTCCTTCTTCTGCTTGA